A region from the Perca fluviatilis chromosome 16, GENO_Pfluv_1.0, whole genome shotgun sequence genome encodes:
- the LOC120544428 gene encoding protein phosphatase 1D-like isoform X1 yields the protein MDEGIIFRMSAYSEQGGRKYMEDVVDIRIEYEPTQSPSPGEDYPKSQGHGGQGKAESEPTKQTENETHDQNVAAESAPVSAVWVESLSNEDSGNNSAPVSEEKVAGQAVDTRRSVAFFAVFDGHGGREAAHFARENLWELLKRQRGFWSKDHSEVCAALKKGFIACHHAMWKELPEWPKTVTGLPSTSGTTASVIVIRGVHMYVAHVGDSAVVVGVQENDSDIRLQALEITQDHKPELPKEKQRIERLGGSVMKKSGVNRVVWKRPRLTHNGPVRRSTVIDQIPFLAVARSLGDLWSYDFYSGEFVVSPEPDTTVMTLDPKRHRYIILGSDGLWNMMPPSNAVNMCSSHDKMVGPKGMSCACRLGCTALLFWKERMLRADNTTVIVLALQVRGDPPIPMHQDEIVVDMSTGMDHLPFPGTTYNTMCRVQPVSARASLDPPYEEPDDDMFFEEDGIYGEDHEGWPCLEW from the exons ATGGACGAGGGGATAATATTTCGTATGAGTGCATATTCCGAGCAAGGTGGGAGGAAATACATGGAGGATGTTGTCGATATAAGAATCGAGTACGAGCCGACGCAGTCGCCGTCGCCAGGCGAAGATTATCCAAAGTCGCAGGGACATGGAGGACAGGGGAAAGCGGAGAGCGAACCTACAAAACAGACTGAAAATGAGACACATGATCAGAACGTAGCTGCCGAATCTGCCCCAGTTTCTGCAGTGTGGGTAGAGAGTCTATCAAATGAGGACAGTGGCAACAACAGTGCACCGGTATCAGAGGAAAAAGTCGCAGGGCAAGCAGTCGACACTCGGAGGTCTGTGGCGTTTTTCGCTGTTTTTGATGGCCACGGGGGTCGAGAAGCAGCACATTTCGCAAGAGAGAATCTGTGGGAGTTATTGAAAAGACAGCGGGGGTTTTGGTCGAAGGATCACAGTGAAGTGTGTGCCGCTCTAAAGAAAGGGTTCATCGCCTGTCACCATGCAATGTGGAAAGAGCTAC CGGAGTGGCCAAAGACTGTTACTGGCCTGCCCAGCACATCAGGCACCACAGCCAGCGTGATTGTGATCCGCGGAGTTCACATGTACGTGGCCCATGTAGGGGATTCGGCAGTAGTGGTTGGAGTGCAAGAAAATGACTCTGATATCAGGCTCCAGGCACTTGAAATAACACAAGACCATAAACCTGAACTtcctaaagaaaaacaaaggatTGAACGGCTGGGTGGCAG TGTAATGAAGAAATCTGGGGTGAACCGTGTTGTGTGGAAGAGACCCAGGCTGACCCATAACGGCCCTGTGAGGAGGAGTACAGTCATTGACCAGATCCCCTTCCTTGCTGTGGCCCGGTCCCTCG GGGATCTGTGGAGCTACGATTTCTACAGCGGGGAGTTTGTGGTTTCCCCAGAGCCCGACACCACCGTGATGACGCTTGACCCCAAGCGGCATCGCTACATCATCCTCGGCAGTGACGGACTGTGGAATATGATGCCACCCAGTAATGCGGTCAATATGTGTTCTAGCCACGACAAAATGGTG GGACCAAAGGGAATGTCTTGCGCCTGCCGGCTGGGATGCACGGCCTTACTGTTTTGGAAAGAACGCATGCTCCGTGCAGACAACACAACAGTTATTGTCCTGGCCCTACAGGTGCGCGGGGACCCACCCATCCCTATGCATCAAGATGAGATCGTTGTTGACATGTCTACAGGAATGGACCATCTTCCATTCCCAGGAACTACTTATAACACAATGTGTCGGGTCCAACCGGTGAGTGCCAGAGCATCGTTGGATCCTCCATAT GAGGAGCCTGATGATGACATGTTTTTTGAAGAAGATGGGATATATGGAGAAGACCATGAGGGATGGCCATGCCTGGAGTGGTAG
- the LOC120544428 gene encoding protein phosphatase 1D-like isoform X2 has translation MDEGIIFRMSAYSEQGGRKYMEDVVDIRIEYEPTQSPSPGEDYPKSQGHGGQGKAESEPTKQTENETHDQNVAAESAPVSAVWVESLSNEDSGNNSAPVSEEKVAGQAVDTRRSVAFFAVFDGHGGREAAHFARENLWELLKRQRGFWSKDHSEVCAALKKGFIACHHAMWKELPEWPKTVTGLPSTSGTTASVIVIRGVHMYVAHVGDSAVVVGVQENDSDIRLQALEITQDHKPELPKEKQRIERLGGSVMKKSGVNRVVWKRPRLTHNGPVRRSTVIDQIPFLAVARSLGDLWSYDFYSGEFVVSPEPDTTVMTLDPKRHRYIILGSDGLWNMMPPSNAVNMCSSHDKMVGPKGMSCACRLGCTALLFWKERMLRADNTTVIVLALQVRGDPPIPMHQDEIVVDMSTGMDHLPFPGTTYNTMCRVQPEEPDDDMFFEEDGIYGEDHEGWPCLEW, from the exons ATGGACGAGGGGATAATATTTCGTATGAGTGCATATTCCGAGCAAGGTGGGAGGAAATACATGGAGGATGTTGTCGATATAAGAATCGAGTACGAGCCGACGCAGTCGCCGTCGCCAGGCGAAGATTATCCAAAGTCGCAGGGACATGGAGGACAGGGGAAAGCGGAGAGCGAACCTACAAAACAGACTGAAAATGAGACACATGATCAGAACGTAGCTGCCGAATCTGCCCCAGTTTCTGCAGTGTGGGTAGAGAGTCTATCAAATGAGGACAGTGGCAACAACAGTGCACCGGTATCAGAGGAAAAAGTCGCAGGGCAAGCAGTCGACACTCGGAGGTCTGTGGCGTTTTTCGCTGTTTTTGATGGCCACGGGGGTCGAGAAGCAGCACATTTCGCAAGAGAGAATCTGTGGGAGTTATTGAAAAGACAGCGGGGGTTTTGGTCGAAGGATCACAGTGAAGTGTGTGCCGCTCTAAAGAAAGGGTTCATCGCCTGTCACCATGCAATGTGGAAAGAGCTAC CGGAGTGGCCAAAGACTGTTACTGGCCTGCCCAGCACATCAGGCACCACAGCCAGCGTGATTGTGATCCGCGGAGTTCACATGTACGTGGCCCATGTAGGGGATTCGGCAGTAGTGGTTGGAGTGCAAGAAAATGACTCTGATATCAGGCTCCAGGCACTTGAAATAACACAAGACCATAAACCTGAACTtcctaaagaaaaacaaaggatTGAACGGCTGGGTGGCAG TGTAATGAAGAAATCTGGGGTGAACCGTGTTGTGTGGAAGAGACCCAGGCTGACCCATAACGGCCCTGTGAGGAGGAGTACAGTCATTGACCAGATCCCCTTCCTTGCTGTGGCCCGGTCCCTCG GGGATCTGTGGAGCTACGATTTCTACAGCGGGGAGTTTGTGGTTTCCCCAGAGCCCGACACCACCGTGATGACGCTTGACCCCAAGCGGCATCGCTACATCATCCTCGGCAGTGACGGACTGTGGAATATGATGCCACCCAGTAATGCGGTCAATATGTGTTCTAGCCACGACAAAATGGTG GGACCAAAGGGAATGTCTTGCGCCTGCCGGCTGGGATGCACGGCCTTACTGTTTTGGAAAGAACGCATGCTCCGTGCAGACAACACAACAGTTATTGTCCTGGCCCTACAGGTGCGCGGGGACCCACCCATCCCTATGCATCAAGATGAGATCGTTGTTGACATGTCTACAGGAATGGACCATCTTCCATTCCCAGGAACTACTTATAACACAATGTGTCGGGTCCAACCG GAGGAGCCTGATGATGACATGTTTTTTGAAGAAGATGGGATATATGGAGAAGACCATGAGGGATGGCCATGCCTGGAGTGGTAG